The Bacteroidia bacterium genomic interval GCAGGAGAATCTATTTATTTATCGGATTCTACTGGCAGTTTGCTGGACTCTGTAAATTTTAGCCAGCAAACGACAGATATGAGCATGGCACGCAACCCCAATGGTACCGGCAATTTTTCTATAGGTGCCCCAACTTTCAATGCAAACAATGATGCTACCTCCCGCCAGCCGGATATCGCAGAAGAAGACTTTCTGGTTTTCCCAAATCCTGCCAGAGATCGACTTCGGATTGAAATCGAAGCTAGTGAATTAAGGGACGAATTGATCATCCTAAATATGCAGGGACAGGAAATCCTGAAAAGAAAAATGCTGCAAAGCAATATGGATATAAATACCGATGACTGGCCCCGGGGATTCTACTTTTTGCAGTACAAAGGTTTGACCCGAAAAATACAATTGATGCCTTAGTAGGCTAAATTATATTTTGAAAATCAAAATTTACGTTATTAATTAGCGCTCGCTTGTTGAGACAAGCTAATCACAAAAGATTTGAAACTGACAAAGAAATATATCAAGATTATGGCCAAGCGCACGAAGAAGACGCTTGCGATGAAACCTTGATGCATTCTTTTCGAATAAAAATATAAAGCAGGTGCATCTAATGTACCTGCTTTTTGTTTTTAGCTAAACAGAGAGCTAAGTATTTAATAATTCGAATTATTTTAATCATCTTTGTGTTTTGATAAGACTTTTTTAATTTTTTATACCTTTTAATGCAAATTTTATCATGAGAGTAGCAGTCGTAGGAGCCACTGGCCTGGTAGGTACTGAAATGCTCCGCAAATTGGAAGAAAGCAACTTCCCCATTTCTGAACTGATCCCTGTAGCATCTGCAAGATCTGTAGGTAAACAAGTGACCTATAAGGGTAAACAGTACACGGTAGTAGGAATGGAAGAGGGAATTGCCGCCAAAGCAGACATTGCACTTTTCTCAGCCGGAGGAAGTACGAGTAAAACCTTCGCACCGAAATTTGTAGAAGCAGGGACGATTGTTGTAGACAATTCTTCCGCATGGAGAATGGCTGAACATGTACCGTTGGTTGTGCCTGAGGTAAACATGGATGCCATCGGAGATGCCAAGCTGATCGCAAACCCCAACTGTTCAACTATCCAAATGGTAGTTGCCCTGGGACCACTTCATAGAAAATATGGGATCAAAAGACTGGTGATTTCCACCTATCAATCTGTAACAGGAACAGGAAAGGCAGCTGTTGATCAGTTGTTTGGAGAAAGGGAAAACAAAGACTTTGAGGCTGTTTATCCTACTCAAATCGACCTGAACTGTATCCCACATTGCGATATCTTCCTGGAAAATGACTACACCAAGGAAGAAATGAAGTTGGTACATGAAACCCGCAAGATCCTCAATGATCCCAGCATCCGCATTACAGCTACTGCTGTACGGGTTCCCGTTATCGGCGGACACTCTGAGGCGGTTAATATAGAATTTGAAAGAGCTTTCGAAGTCGAAGATATCAAGCAATTGATGGCAGAGACAGAAGGAGTAATTCTTCAGGATGATGTCGCTAATCTGGTTTATCCAACTCCGCAGGCCGCTCATGGAAGAGATGAGGTATTTGTGGGTCGAATTCGCAGAGACGATTCCATCGAAAACGGTCTCAATATGTGGATTGTATCAGACAACCTCCGCAAAGGAGCTGCTACCAATGCTGTGCAAATTGCACAGAGACTGGTAGAAAGCCAGGTGGTGGGAGCATAAGAATTGTGTTATAGTGTTTTAGTGTTGTAGGTTGCGTATCTGAAAATTCGAACTACAACTCTAAAACACCACAACACATCAAAACCTTCCTATGGAATTATACACCCTTTCCCAGCTAGCCTTGCGAAACGGAACGGACAGAGAAGAAATTTGGGTAGCCTTTAAAGGGACGATCTATGATGTAAGCGATAGCCGGCATTGGCCCAAAGGCATACATTATGGGCACTGGGCGGGACAGGACCTTACCGATGAACTGAAAGATGCCCCGCATGGGGATTATGTGTTTAAGAGAATGAAAGCGGTGGGGAAATTAACTTAGGACTGATTTTTCTCGCTGGCTGCTATCAGTCTTTGCGGATCGATGAAAACTACCCCTACTTCCTCACACACCAGCCCACCAGCCAGATTGGCAAAATAAACGGCATCTTCGAGAGGAAGACCGCAAGCAAGTCCCAAACTCACCACACTAATTACTGTATCTCCTGCGCCAGAAACATCGGCTATGGAACGCTCATGAGCAGGAAAGTGAGTAGTTTCTCCCTCTTCATCCATCAGAAACATACCATTACTTCCCAGGGTAATCAGGGTATTCCTATGTGGCATTTGTTCCCGCAATTGCTCTACTGCAGCTTTTATCCCGCCTAAGTCATCTCCTTTCAAGCGGAGATTCAATCCCTGATTCAATTCTTTGAGATTGGGTTTGAAAAGACTACTGTGTTTAAAAGAGAAAAAATGCTTGAATTTTGGATCTACCGCTACAGGTATGGCAAACTCCCTGGCTTTCGTAAGTATCCAGCTGATCAAGTTTGGTACCAATAGTCCTTTGTCATAATCCTGTAGAAGAATTACATCGCATTTGCCAATCTGATCATCCAGTTTTTGTTTGATACTATCCAGTTCCTTTTCACTCAAATCAAACTTATCCTCCTTATCTACCCGCAGGATTTGTTGCTGATTGCCGATGATCCGAACTTTTACGGTCGTTCTTCTTTCAGTAGAAAGCTGAATCAATTCAGTAGGGAATCCATGACGATGGACCAAACGGATCAATTCTGCTCCTCTTTCGTCTTCTCCTACATAACCCGCCAAAATAGGAATGGCTCCCATCGCATGTAGATTAAGGGCGACATTTGCAGCTCCTCCCAGCCGACTTTCTTCTTCATAAATGTCTGCAATAGGCACAGGAGCCTCAGGAGAAATGCGGTTCACTTTGCCCCATAAGTAGCGATCCAGCATAAGATCGCCGATTACAAGCACCCTTTTTCCTTGTGCTGCTTTGAGAAAATTATGGATAGAAGTTTCGATAAGGATGAATTTAGCGGCCCGAAAGGTATAATCTTTGAAGGAAATATTAAAACAAAGGTCAGCTATCAGCAGATTTTCCGGCAAGAGCGGTATAAATTAAGGCCGTAAGAGGGGATCACAATTTCTCTATCTCTGTTAGCTTCTTTATTTTATATTTGCACGAATGAATCGACGCTATAAAATTTTCAGCCTTGTCCTGCTATTTTTGTTAGGGATGGCCGAAAGCCTGTCTGCACAAAGCTCGACGGTAAGAGGAAAGGTGGTTGACCCTAATAATGAGGAGATCGCTGATGTGGCTATACGCGTACTGAATAGCGATGTTGAGAGCAGAACGGATGCTACAGGAGCCTATTTTCTGCGCCTTCCAGCGGGCAAAGTTTATAGAATTCAGTTTAAACATGTTGCTTTTCAGACTTCCATTTTAGAAATCAGACTTCAGGATGGGGTGAATTATGATCGGAAGATCAAGATGCTTCCCCTGCAAAGTGATGATGTAAATATTTATGGAGAAAAATCTGCAACCAGCATAGATGATAGAAATGCCATGCTGGTTTCGCCCCTTAAACTCGATAAGGTAATAGAAATGCCTATTGCAGCCCCGAGTTTGGAATATTATACCAAATTTCAGCCCGGAGTAGCTACGACCAGTGAGTTTTCATCTCAGTATCAGGTAAGGGGAGGGAATTTTGATGAAAATCTGGTTTATGTAAATGGGATCGAAATATATCGACCCTTTCTGGCCCGTTCAGGTCAACAGGAAGGACTGGGTTTTTCTAACTCGGCCATGGCCCAGGGGCTCAATTTCAGTACGGGAGGATTTGGTGCGCAGTATGGAGACAAACTTTCCTCTGTACTTGATATCACTTATCGCCAGCCTCGTGAATTCCGAGCTACTATAGAAGCAGGTATTCTTTCCACCAATCTGCATGTCGAAGGCGTAAGTAAGAATAAAGAAAATCCCAATCAAGCCGGTAAATTCACCTATCTCATGGGTGCCCGTCGCTTCGCTTTGTCCTACCTCTTAAATAGCCTGGATACGCGAGGCGATTATCAACCTTTGTTTCTCGACTATCAGGGGATGTTCACCTATACGCCCAAATCCCAAAATTATCCCGTCAAGATCAGAGAAAGAAAAGATGGGACGCAAGACACGGTTTATTATGCGAATGAAAAATTGAAGTTCACTTCTTTTGTGGCTCTTTCGCGAAACAGATACCTCCTGGAGCCCGAAGGCCGCGTAAGTACTTTTGGAACCATTCAACAAGCCTTTCGTGTAAGTGTAGCCTTTGAGGGAAGGGAAATCAGTTCTTATAACACAGGCCTTGGAGCCCTCATGCTTACCCATAAACCCAATACGCGTCTCCAATTTGATTACATCCTGACTGGTTTTAAAACCCAGGAAACCGAATTGTTTGATGTGGAGGGAGGATACCTGCTTGGTCAGGTAAATACCAATTTTGGGAGTGACGAATTCAATGAGTCTGATTTTGACCTGGGGATTGGTACCCAGTTTCAGCATGGACGAAACTACCTCAATGCTACAGTGGTTAGTGGTCAGGTGAAAGGTCGCTGGACCCTCGATAATGAGACCCGACATAAATTTCTCTTTGGGGTGAAGGCTCAAAGACAGGTCATCGATGACGATTTAAAAGAATATGCTGCCCTGGATTCTGCAGGATTCCTGGTTGATTCGATCGGGCGTTTTGGATTAGACGAATACATCAGAGGAAAAATTCAATTGAATGGAGATGTGTTCAAAGGCTATCTCCAGCATGAATGGCAGATCAATAATAATCTTCTTCTCTTTACAGGTGGTCGAGTCTTGTACTATGACTATCGAAATGATGGGCAGCAAAAAACCAATTTACTATTCTCGCCTCGTGTGCAGTTGTTGATTAAGGCAAAGGAAGGCTTTGATGGAGAAACCAGTTTGCGATTTAGACTGGCCGGAGGACTTTATCAGCAACCTCCTTTCTATCGCGAAATGAGGCGATTTAACGGAACCCTCAATCTGGATATCGAGGCACAGGAATCTTTACATTTGATAGCAGGTATGGATTATCGTTTCAGGGCCTGGGGAAGACCTTTTCGTCTTTTCAGCGAGGCTTATTACAAGAGACTCGATAATCTCATCCCCTATGAGGTGCAAAATGTACGTCTTCGATACTATCCGGATGAAGTGGCCAAAGGTTTTGCTTATGGAGTTGATGCCCGCATCAATGGAGAATTTATCAAGGGGATAGATTCATGGGTGAGTATGGGCTTCCTGAAAACTTCTGAGGACCTGCAGGGAGATGAAGAAGGCTACGTATCCCGTCCTACAGACCAGCGTTTTACCTTCGCTATGTTCTTTCAGGATGAGTTACCTGCCAATCCAACCTTCAAAGTGCATGTAACCTATGTCTATGGCAGTGGAATGCGCTTTGGCCCTCCGCGTGATTTGGAGGATCGTACGGCTTTTAATTTTCCTTCTTACCAAAGAGCTGATATAGGATTCAGTAAATTGATCTCTTTTCGTACACGGGCAGAGACCAATCTAAAGAGAGGAGTAGAAAGCCTCTGGGCCACCCTGGAAATCTTCAATTTATTCCAGCGACAAAATACAGTTTCCCACTACTGGATCAAGGA includes:
- a CDS encoding lamin tail domain-containing protein, producing MKYISALLILGALLTGFILPNFPTQTTTSFMVGDIVINEFMASNDSSVADTAGEYDDWIELYNKGSVPVDLTGFYLSDKFDNQSKWQIDTTFVLQADSYLIIWADENGSQGPFHANFKLSAAGESIYLSDSTGSLLDSVNFSQQTTDMSMARNPNGTGNFSIGAPTFNANNDATSRQPDIAEEDFLVFPNPARDRLRIEIEASELRDELIILNMQGQEILKRKMLQSNMDINTDDWPRGFYFLQYKGLTRKIQLMP
- a CDS encoding aspartate-semialdehyde dehydrogenase; translation: MRVAVVGATGLVGTEMLRKLEESNFPISELIPVASARSVGKQVTYKGKQYTVVGMEEGIAAKADIALFSAGGSTSKTFAPKFVEAGTIVVDNSSAWRMAEHVPLVVPEVNMDAIGDAKLIANPNCSTIQMVVALGPLHRKYGIKRLVISTYQSVTGTGKAAVDQLFGERENKDFEAVYPTQIDLNCIPHCDIFLENDYTKEEMKLVHETRKILNDPSIRITATAVRVPVIGGHSEAVNIEFERAFEVEDIKQLMAETEGVILQDDVANLVYPTPQAAHGRDEVFVGRIRRDDSIENGLNMWIVSDNLRKGAATNAVQIAQRLVESQVVGA
- a CDS encoding cytochrome b5 domain-containing protein, coding for MELYTLSQLALRNGTDREEIWVAFKGTIYDVSDSRHWPKGIHYGHWAGQDLTDELKDAPHGDYVFKRMKAVGKLT
- a CDS encoding bifunctional ADP-heptose synthase, coding for MPENLLIADLCFNISFKDYTFRAAKFILIETSIHNFLKAAQGKRVLVIGDLMLDRYLWGKVNRISPEAPVPIADIYEEESRLGGAANVALNLHAMGAIPILAGYVGEDERGAELIRLVHRHGFPTELIQLSTERRTTVKVRIIGNQQQILRVDKEDKFDLSEKELDSIKQKLDDQIGKCDVILLQDYDKGLLVPNLISWILTKAREFAIPVAVDPKFKHFFSFKHSSLFKPNLKELNQGLNLRLKGDDLGGIKAAVEQLREQMPHRNTLITLGSNGMFLMDEEGETTHFPAHERSIADVSGAGDTVISVVSLGLACGLPLEDAVYFANLAGGLVCEEVGVVFIDPQRLIAASEKNQS
- a CDS encoding TonB-dependent receptor translates to MNRRYKIFSLVLLFLLGMAESLSAQSSTVRGKVVDPNNEEIADVAIRVLNSDVESRTDATGAYFLRLPAGKVYRIQFKHVAFQTSILEIRLQDGVNYDRKIKMLPLQSDDVNIYGEKSATSIDDRNAMLVSPLKLDKVIEMPIAAPSLEYYTKFQPGVATTSEFSSQYQVRGGNFDENLVYVNGIEIYRPFLARSGQQEGLGFSNSAMAQGLNFSTGGFGAQYGDKLSSVLDITYRQPREFRATIEAGILSTNLHVEGVSKNKENPNQAGKFTYLMGARRFALSYLLNSLDTRGDYQPLFLDYQGMFTYTPKSQNYPVKIRERKDGTQDTVYYANEKLKFTSFVALSRNRYLLEPEGRVSTFGTIQQAFRVSVAFEGREISSYNTGLGALMLTHKPNTRLQFDYILTGFKTQETELFDVEGGYLLGQVNTNFGSDEFNESDFDLGIGTQFQHGRNYLNATVVSGQVKGRWTLDNETRHKFLFGVKAQRQVIDDDLKEYAALDSAGFLVDSIGRFGLDEYIRGKIQLNGDVFKGYLQHEWQINNNLLLFTGGRVLYYDYRNDGQQKTNLLFSPRVQLLIKAKEGFDGETSLRFRLAGGLYQQPPFYREMRRFNGTLNLDIEAQESLHLIAGMDYRFRAWGRPFRLFSEAYYKRLDNLIPYEVQNVRLRYYPDEVAKGFAYGVDARINGEFIKGIDSWVSMGFLKTSEDLQGDEEGYVSRPTDQRFTFAMFFQDELPANPTFKVHVTYVYGSGMRFGPPRDLEDRTAFNFPSYQRADIGFSKLISFRTRAETNLKRGVESLWATLEIFNLFQRQNTVSHYWIKDLQNNQFAVPNFLSARLLNVRLVMKFR